The Methanosarcina acetivorans C2A genome includes the window TCTACGTCTTGAATCAGGGTTTCATCAGGGAGAGATGCGGGGACATCGAAAGTGACAAACAGGTATAACGAGGAAGGAAAAAATAAAGAGTCTGAAAGAAACAAAAAAGCTGATGTATGTTAAGTGAGTATTAGACAGTAATTAAAAGGGGCCGTCAATGGGCTGCAAGTATTGCAGGAACTTATATATATCCTTTTTATATTTAAGTAAACATAATTATTTCCGGCATTAGATATAATTCCCGGCATCTTATATATACTGTGAATACGATAAGAACCTCTTCAATTGCATTTTAACCCTTGATGTGTGCACGCTGTCCTGTAAAAGGCATATATATGAAGTCCTGTAAAGGTAGCATGCAATTGCCCTCCGAAGGACAATGGTCACAAAGTATGTTCTGTTCCTGGCGTCTTTTTTCAGGCTTTTGCTTTTTTGTAAAAGCCCTGAAAGAGCAGAAGCAGATCCCTGAAGAATTGTATGATCAGGACAGAAGTCTGCAGGGCAATTATCAGAACTCTGCAGTTGCAGCCCGTACCTGTAAACCGAATTAATCTGTAACCTTCCACCTTCAAATCAACTATATATTACACGTTTAGAACCCAACAACCATATAATACATATTTAGAACCCAATTACCCTGAAAACAGGATATCCAGATCAATTTTATTGACAAAACAGGTGTTTCAAATGTCAGACGACAGTGCTATAAGATCTTCCTTGGAAGATATCAAGTCCAAGGTGGAATTTCAGCTTGAGTGCGGGGAGATCAGTCCAGAGGATGTGAAATCCCTCTTAACCGAAATCGAGATACTTAAAGTCCAGAACGAAAACATGAAGGCACGACTCCTTGAAGCCAGCGTAGCCACGGGCAGGCACCTTCAGGAGATCAATAAATTAGAGTCTTTTTAATTTTTTCTGGTTTTTCTTCAATCTCAAGACAACCACAAAATTTTATCCCAATTTGAGCAAATCAATTCACTCATTTAAAAATGTTGATTCATTCACACAAGCATCCACCAAAATTTTCCAAATTGTGGAACTATTTTTGTGGGAATTTCCGACAGCTACAGCTATAAGCCATCAAGTTTAAGAACTAATTATTCTCCAATTCTAGCATTATCCATATTGGAATCTTGCTCTCATTAAAGGTGAGAAACCTTTCCATTTTCCAGTGCTGAAACACCGTTTGTTGAAAAAAGTAAATAGATTGTAACAAAAATTAGTTAGTCCATTATTGGTTTTGAATGACCTCGCTTTGTCTACTATATCACATATCAAAGAAAATATCTGTTCCATTGTATTATCTGTCTCAGGTGTAAAACCTTTTTTCAAGAAGCTCACATTCTTGCTGAAAATCTCTTCGGCATAAGAAATCGCTTTATGAGACGCTTCAGAAAGTTCAAGATCAGAGTTAAATTCTCGTATCTTCTGAATATGCGCAACAGCACTGATAACCGTATCAGAAAGTATCAATTGAGATATCTCATTGTAGGTAATCTTATCGTTATCTGGAATCTCTTCAATAGAACTGAATTCCTCATAATACCTCTTACTAACGTTTTTTAATTGATGAAACACACAAAAAGAATGAGTCACTTCAGGAAAGACCATTTTTACGGCTCCAATGATCGCTTTATCCTCATCAGAAACAATCTTTTTGATTTTATCTTCAGGAAATCGGTTCTTTATTCGTATAAAAAGAGGCATCAGAGCCTCAATTGTTGGTAACCTCTCAGTTACTTCAAAATCTAAAATGACCTTCTCTTTGGTAGCAACAACGTAAACAGATTTATATCGCATTTTTTTCCATTCTTTCTTTGTGAGTTTCGTTCCAATAAATTCTTCAAGCTTTTTTTTCCATCCATTCTTGATCCAATTCCCATCAACATACAATGTTTCTTCAAAGCTAACTCCTTGGTTCAAAAGTTCTTGCTTTGAAAGTTTTGCTAGTTTCTGTTCATATAACCACAATGAAGTGGGACAAGGAGCTCTTCCACAGACATTTATTACTCCTTCTGTATATGTTTCCCCAATTCGCCGAGAATTGTGCAGACTGCATCGTCCATCGTATCTGACATTTATTTGTGTATCATAATATTCAGAACTGTAATTTGCAGAACCCTGAACACCAATAACCTGATCATGATAATGTTTCTTACAAGTGGGACAAAGCCAGTATGTAACATTGAGAGATATAGTGCCGTAACGTGATATAATAAAACGAGTGTGATGAGAGTTAACATGTAATTTACTTCCACAACTATCACACTGAGTAGGGGAGAATATAGAGAACATGGGATAGTATCGATTTCCAACCAAAACTTTTGGCAAAGGAATTATTATTTTGCCGTCAACTATCGTTTTTATCATTGATTTATCTATTGCAATGTTTCCTTTTCCCATAAATAGAAAAAATATATCAATATAATTAAAATTTTATTGTTTTGCACGATATAGAGGGAAAACGAAAAACCAGAAAATAATAAAAAGTCTCATAAATTAAAAGCTCACCTGGAACAGCTTACCGAACCTCCACTTTTCATTGCCACCATCCTTGAGGTAAACGGGGAAATTGCCCTTATCAGGCAGCACGGCAACAACCAGGAAGTCCTCACGCAGATCCCGGAAGAGTGCCTCGGAAAAATAGAGCCCGGAATGAGGGTTGCCGTAAACGGAGCTTACTCGATTATCTCCATAGTAAGCAGGGCTGCCGATGTGAGAGCCCAGGTTATGGAGCTGATCAACTCCCCAGGTGTGGACTACAGCATGATTGGCGGGCTTGATGACGTGCTCCAGGAAGTCCGGGAAAGCGTGGAACTCCCGCTTACCGAACCCGAGCTTTTCGAGGATCTGGGAATCGAACCACCTTCCGGTGTCCTGCTCCACGGCGCTCCGGGTACGGGAAAGACCCTGATTGCAAAAGCCATAGCCTCTCAGGCAAAAGCCACCTTCATCCGGATGTCAGGTTCCGATCTCGTCCAGAAGTTCGTCGGAGAAGGCTCAAGGCTCGTCAAGGACATCTTCCAGCTTGCAAGGGACAAGTCCCCAAGCATCCTCTTCATAGACGAAATCGATGCAGTAGGCAGTATGAGAACATATGACGGGACCAGCGGTTCAGCCGAGGTAAACAGGACAATGCTTCAGCTCCTTGCCGAGATGGACGGCTTTGACCCGAAAGGCAATGTAAAAGTAGTTGCGGCAACCAACAGGATTGACTTGCTTGACCCCGCCCTTCTCAGGCCCGGCAGGTTTGACAGGTCGATTGAAGTCCCACTTCCTGACGAGAAGGGCAGGGTTGAGATCCTGAAGATCCACACCCGTAAGATGAAACTTGCCGATGATGTGGACTTTGAGAAGCTTGCAAAGGTTCTGACAGGAAAGAGCGGAGCAGAGATCAGCGTAATTGTCAAAGAAGCCGGGATCTTTGTCCTGCGCAGGCGCGGCAAAGAGATTACCATGGCGGACTTCATGAAAGCTTACGAAAAGGTCGTAAACGTGCAGGAACCCACCATTCCTCAGGCCATGTTCGTATAATCACCATTTAGAAGTAGCTTTTGAAACTGTCATCACCTGGTCTGCCAAACTAAAAACGATAAGCAAGCAACCATTGAACAGAAGGAATTTATCCTATAGTTCTCTGCCGGGAAAGGTAAACACCCTCCCGGTTGCTTCAAATTTTTTTAAAAAGCAGTCGAAAGGTTTATATTTTATAAATTACTTGAAGATATGCTGCCTGAGAGGCAAAGCATAATAGTAATGTTTTATATAATAACGAAAGGCTCCGATAGTGTAGCTCGGCCAATCATTCAGGACTCTCACTCCTGCGACTGGGGTTCAAATCCCCATCGGAGCATACATACCTTTTTTTCTCAAAAAGGATAATCCTTTAGATGCCGAAAATATTTTTTTTATATAAATTTAACTCTAGCATCTGGCAGCTGCAGGAGCCAATTTTTTAACACAAAAGGGCTAAGGTTTAACTCCAAGTTGGGGAATACATTTTAAATAAGCTGCCTTCAACTCATCCAATTCGATGTGATTATAAATATCGACAGCTTCATTCATCGAATCACCGCGTAACTTTTTGATAAAGGAAATATCCATACCTGAACGCCTCAACCAGGTAGTAAACCAATGTCTTGTACAGCGGGTAGTAAACTTCTGATCCAGATGACCACCAGGAACATGAAGGCCGTTTTTTTCAGCAGACCTGGTAATAACAGTATAGATAACATTTCTATTGATTCTACGACCATTCTGAAGCCCTACAAACAAAGCTTTTTCATTACCTGAACAGATGCACATAAAAACAGTATCATTAACAGTTATATTCTCTAACATTAACAGTTATATTCTCTAACCAAAGGAAAGCCTTGAAGATCCAGATTAACCAAGTCTGCTGTAGAAAGAGAATGCTACACAGCTATAAATAAAGTCATTGAAATATATCTAATAAAAAAGTTAAAAACCAAAAGGGGCAAAACCTAATGAAAGAGTTTACCGTCTTAATCGAACAGGACGAAAATGGAATTTACGTGGCTTCAGTTCCAGAACTTCCAGGATGCCATACACAAGCTGAAACGCTTGACGAATTAAACAGAAGAATAAAAGAGGCAATAGAACTTTACCTTGAAGTTGAAGCCGAGAAAGAGGAAGAAAGTCATCTTGATTTCATCGGAATACAGAAAGTTAAAGTTGAGGTTTGAATGAGTAAAATATTACCTCTTCCTGCAAAAAAAGTTGTAAAAGCACTTGAAAATATAGGTTTCGAGCAGATAAGGCAGAAGGGTAGTCACTTATTTTTACGGCATCCAGATGGAAGGACCACTATAGTCCCAATGCACCCGACAGAAAAAATCGGAAGTGGAATGATCAATAAAATAATAAAAGATGCAAAAATTACACGGAATGAATGGATTGAATTGATAAATAGACTTATTCTTTTCTAAAAAATAAAAAAGTTAGGGCATCACAACCCCGGATACAAAGATTTCGTATCCTCTTCAAAATTAGCGGTAAATTTTCCAGCCGAACAAATACTTAAACGATAAATTCGTAAAGTTTGCGGCTTAAATAGGGTGCATACACGTGATTCCACATCTCATCCAATTAATTTAATTTCGCTCAAACCCGTGGAATTCACGTTGCTACCCCTGAATTTGAAGAGGATACACAAAAAGGCTAAGGTTTAACTCCAAGTTGCGGAATACATTTTAAATAATCTGCCTTCAATTCATCCAATTCGATGTGATTATAAATATCGACAGCTTCATTCATCGAATCACCGCGTAACTTTTTGATAAAGGAAATATCCATACCTGAACGCCTCAACCAGGTAGTAAACCAATGTCTTGTACAGTGGGTAGTAAACTTCTGATCCAGATGACCACCAGGAACATGAAGGCCGTTTTTTTCAGCAGATCTGGTAATAACATTATAGATAACATTTCTATTGATTCTACAGCCATTCTGAAGCCCTACAAACAGAGCTTTTTCATTATCTGACCTTTCACTAAGATAAGCTTCTAAAAAGGCCTTAGTCTCAAGGTCAAAGAACACTGTCCTGTTAGACCTTTTAGCCGTAGGCTTAAGGTAAACTGTCAACCCGTCAAGATCCAAGTCCTCACGGTCCAGAGTAATAAGCTCATTTCTCCGGAGGCCAGTTTTAGCCAGGAAGAGAATAATGGTCCTATAAACAAGTTCATCCGGCTCATCTACAAGAAGAGCCATATCCTCAACAGAAATCAATTTTCTAGATTCACTTTCATAAAACTTCTTATAAGTACGCATATAGCGCTTTCGAAATGAAGGAACAAGATTTTTATCAATCCTACCCTCGAAAACCAGATAATCATAAAAAGTATTCAAACTCGAAAAATACCCATTACATGTAGAAGCACTATACTTTTTTTCATCCCTGATATGAACAAGAAAACGTTTCAAATCATCATAATCAGAATCTATAGAATGCAATTCCAAAAAATACCGAATACAGCTAACATAATAATCTACAGTTCTGGAAGAAAAACCCCTACAACTACAATCTAAAGAAAAAGATGATAGTATTTCTGAAGACATAATGAATCAAAAATAGTAAAACAAATATTTCAAATATTACGCTATTAACTAAAATAAAAAATGACGGTTAAAAATAAAGAGAATATACGTGTAAATTTGCAGGTTTATATCAGGTCTCTAAATATTGCTCTCAGGATATGTTTTTAAAAAAAGATAAGATAAAGATAGCAGATTAGCTAATTTTCACTGGCTTTATATCACTTTGCTGAAGGTCGGCTTTAACTTTTTTATTTTTCGTCCTGTGATAAACTGCCAACGCTGCGGAGGTAAGGGCAATTCCAAGACCGATATATACACCTGTGTCGAATCCGGCAGATACCTTCATTATTGCAAATCCAGCTAATGCAGAAAGCGCGAGTATAAGCATTGTTTTATCACTTGCTTTAATTTCTTCAATTAGGTTCATTTTGAGAAACTCCATACATCTTTTTTATAGCAAATCTTATGGCTTCTGAATTACTTTTAAACTGTTTGAACGGTCCAGTAACCGAGTCAAGCAGTTTGAGAGATTCTTGATCTAGATAAATACTTGACATATTTTATATATGTATTAGGTGTAATATATATAACTTACATTTTCTACTGTGCAAAGTCATAGAGAACCACTATACATATAATAATTTACAAATGCATATAGATGTAGCTCGAAAACCCTATTGCTGCAAAGACCATACCAAAGCCTGCAGGACCAGGGTTTAAGCCAAAATGATATAGGCGGACTAATAGGTATCAAGAGACAGACTGCAAGCAGCTGGAATATCTTCAAACCAAAAAAAAGTGAATGCTGAAGCAGTCAAACAAGCAAAGAAGGCAAGGACAAAAATAAACAAGACAACTAAAGCAAACAAAAAAATTCGCTCGCGACGGCAAACCCCCCGGCTCTTAATCAACCGAGGACAAGGAAGAAGCCGACAACGATTTGAGAATACCTAATTGTCTTTAATTCTGGCAATATTTATATGAGATATGAGGAAATCGATATCAGGAAAAGTGGTTTTTTTGTATAACCGGAAATCTGAATCGGTTGACGTTGTATATCAATTACAGACTTTAACATTTCATACATAGAAAAATCAATATCTATCGACCATACAGACCAAATACATAAAGAGGTTACATGAGTACAGAGATGTCAACCGTTATCGATGAAAAAAAGCGGATCAATGCGGAAATTCCAATGAATTTGTATCAGAAAATCGAAGCTACAGGATACAAGACAACTGAGGCGATAGTTAAGGGTTTTGAAAAACTGCTGGAAGAAGATGGAGACTCCAACTTTGATGAGCAGATAAAACAAATGGAAAATAAAATATTAGCTGCAAATAGCAGGACAGAAGCAAAGGTAAGGCAGATCTCAGAGCTCTCAAGCTGGATTGAGGAAAAGGATAGGTTAATTTCTAGCCTGGATGCCAGGATCCGGAAATTAACAGCCCCGAAACAAAAGACCTGGCCTCATTATATTGCAGGCATCAGTACTTTTCAGATATGGTCTATAGGGTTCAGTTTTTTGTTAGGCATGCTGTTTATGAGTGCATATTTTTATTATTACATATGACGGGGATAGAAAATGGCAATAAACTGGAAAAAAATAAACGTCCCTGGAACTCAAGAAAACCCTTGTAATGACGAAAAAGAACGGATGAAGAAAAGTAAAGCCGGATATATCGGAGGGCATAAGAGAAGGACAAAGAGAGGATAAACAGCCCTTGAAAATGAAACTTGCAGGTCTGGATCCGGAGGAAGGCCTTCCAGGGAAGCTTCACTTCCTTTGCCTTCCTACTTTCTTTTCCTGGATCTGGAGGAAGGCCTTCCAATCGGCAGCTTCAGCAGTCTTTCCGGGAAGATCCCTGC containing:
- a CDS encoding transposase, translated to MGKGNIAIDKSMIKTIVDGKIIIPLPKVLVGNRYYPMFSIFSPTQCDSCGSKLHVNSHHTRFIISRYGTISLNVTYWLCPTCKKHYHDQVIGVQGSANYSSEYYDTQINVRYDGRCSLHNSRRIGETYTEGVINVCGRAPCPTSLWLYEQKLAKLSKQELLNQGVSFEETLYVDGNWIKNGWKKKLEEFIGTKLTKKEWKKMRYKSVYVVATKEKVILDFEVTERLPTIEALMPLFIRIKNRFPEDKIKKIVSDEDKAIIGAVKMVFPEVTHSFCVFHQLKNVSKRYYEEFSSIEEIPDNDKITYNEISQLILSDTVISAVAHIQKIREFNSDLELSEASHKAISYAEEIFSKNVSFLKKGFTPETDNTMEQIFSLICDIVDKARSFKTNNGLTNFCYNLFTFFNKRCFSTGKWKGFSPLMRARFQYG
- a CDS encoding tyrosine-type recombinase/integrase → MLENITVNDTVFMCICSGNEKALFVGLQNGRRINRNVIYTVITRSAEKNGLHVPGGHLDQKFTTRCTRHWFTTWLRRSGMDISFIKKLRGDSMNEAVDIYNHIELDELKAAYLKCIPQLGVKP
- a CDS encoding type II toxin-antitoxin system HicB family antitoxin is translated as MKEFTVLIEQDENGIYVASVPELPGCHTQAETLDELNRRIKEAIELYLEVEAEKEEESHLDFIGIQKVKVEV
- a CDS encoding type II toxin-antitoxin system HicA family toxin codes for the protein MSKILPLPAKKVVKALENIGFEQIRQKGSHLFLRHPDGRTTIVPMHPTEKIGSGMINKIIKDAKITRNEWIELINRLILF
- a CDS encoding tyrosine-type recombinase/integrase — its product is MRTYKKFYESESRKLISVEDMALLVDEPDELVYRTIILFLAKTGLRRNELITLDREDLDLDGLTVYLKPTAKRSNRTVFFDLETKAFLEAYLSERSDNEKALFVGLQNGCRINRNVIYNVITRSAEKNGLHVPGGHLDQKFTTHCTRHWFTTWLRRSGMDISFIKKLRGDSMNEAVDIYNHIELDELKADYLKCIPQLGVKP